From Haemorhous mexicanus isolate bHaeMex1 chromosome 37, bHaeMex1.pri, whole genome shotgun sequence, one genomic window encodes:
- the KDM6B gene encoding LOW QUALITY PROTEIN: lysine-specific demethylase 6B (The sequence of the model RefSeq protein was modified relative to this genomic sequence to represent the inferred CDS: deleted 3 bases in 3 codons): protein MGTRGGPRDLSRTPSTTSTGGGAPQTPPFPYPDKEEEEEEPPPHHHPPPTPPRRFLAGDPPPTPRYRRPPLSEGPPDASGTSPAPPPAPSPPHFFGGLLSKEHPRPSPHPPPSHPRAPSPAFTPPLPRPPPTPPGVPHPACSISGPPPLDDQFEEPPRICQNLARRPGQHHEDVGRSPSGRRRMRGGSPLPPPPPPPPPTPPHPLPPLLARPKAPPFGAPPGHGDPPDPPRLYPFGKRDDPKTSPFYPKPPPAEKPSGGGGGGGGGNGGTPQTHPPFPAAPPRPPPTRYLSPGLGPPRAGRAPPGPQRVGGAGGDQPRLRDPGRASRPAQPPLSPDTPPQIRAGGRPPAPPPPLTAPGSPPGTPAAPAPPERGAGTTTTTATTTAGSSNSATAPCWPRWTCRAPACRRKGDPPPGWKRKGGGPPTTATPPPPTPAPPAAGPPPAFVSSADLLKLRSLGEGPPKELKIRLIKVESGARGARGDPRARGGDPGVTLWWPRRWPEPRGLPLAQLTIRHSAAEVVRASKQARLKGPFRESYLCPAQSVKPRIDAREQLPRDKLNPPTPSIYLESKRDAFSPVLLQFCTDPKNPITVIRGLAGSLRLNLGLFSTKTLVEASGEHAVEVRTQVQQPSDQNWDLSGTRQVWPCESSRSHTTIAKYAQYQASSFQESLQEDKDSEDEEAEEPDSTTETPPSPPDQKSHQIIKFGTNIDLSDAKRWKPQLQELLKLPAFMRVSSTGNMLSHVGHTILGMNTVQLYMKVPGSRTPGHQENNNFCSVNINIGPGDCEWFAVHEHYWETISAFCDRHGVDYLTGSWWPILEDLYRSNIPVYRFVQRPGDLVWINAGTVHWVQATGWCNNIAWNVGPLTAYQYQLALERYEWNEVKNVKSIVPMIHVSWNVARTVKISDPDLYKMIKYCLLQSIKHCQVQRESLVRAGKKIAYQGRVKDEPAYYCNECDVEVFNILFVTSETGGRNTYLVHCEGCARRRGGGLAGVIVLEQYKTEELMQIYDGFTLVTPPTPR, encoded by the exons ATGGGGACGAGG GGGGGTCCCCGGGATCTTTCCCGGacccccagcaccaccagcacgGGGGGGGGcgccccccagacccccccttTCCCTTACCCGGacaaggaggaagaggaggaggagccccccccccaccaccacccacCACCAACCCCCCCCCGGCGATTTTTggctggggaccccccccccaccccccgtTACCGCCGCCCCCCCCTCTCCGAGGGCCCCCCCGATGCCTCAGGAACCtcccccgcgcccccccccgcccccagccccccccatTTCTTCGGGGGTCTCCTTTCCAAAGAGcacccccgcccctccccccacccccccccctcGCACCCCCGAGCCCCCTCCCCCGCCTTtaccccccccctcccccgccctCCACCGAcccccccgggggtcccccACCCCGCCTGTTCGATTTCGGGGCCCCCCCCCTTGGACGATCAATTCGAGGAGCCCCCCCGAATTTGCCAAAATCTTGCCCGACGGCCTGGCCAACATCATGAAGATGTTGGACGAAGTCCATCcggcaggaggaggatgagggggGGGTCacccctccccccgccccctcccccacccccccccacccccccccacccgCTCCCCCCCCTCCTGGCCCGCCCCAAAGCCCCCCCTTTCGGCGCCCCCCCGGGCCACGGCgaccccccggaccccccccgCCTTTACCCCTTCGGCAAACGGGAcgaccccaaaacctcccctttttaccccaaacctccccctgCCGAAAAACCCTccggagggggagggggagggggcggggggaACGGCggcaccccccaaacccacccccccTTCCCCGCGGCCCCCCCACGCCCCCCCCCAACTCGCTACctcagccccgggctggggccCCCCCGCGCTGGCCGTGCCCCCCCCGGGCCGCAGCGAGTCGGAGGCGCTGGAGGAGATCAGCCGCGCTTGCGAGACCCTGGCCGAGCAAGCCGGCCGGCCCAGCCCCCCCTCTCCCCGgacacccccccccaaattagGGCTGGGGGGCGGCCGCCGGCACCGCCGCCCCCCCTCACGGCACCGGGATCTCCGCCGGGGACCCCCGCGGCGCCGGCACCCCCGGAAAGAGGAGCgggaacaacaacaacaacagcaacaacaacagcCGGGAGCAGCAACAGCGCGACCGCCCCGTGCTGGCCACGCTGGACCTGCAGAGCCCCGGCGTGCAGGAGAAAgggggacccccccccaggCTGGAAACGAAAGGGGGGGGGTCCCCCAACAACAGCAACGCCGCCGCCCCCCACCCCGGCTCCCCCCGCCGCGGGACCCCCGCCCGCCTTCGTCAGCTCGGCCGACCTGCTGAAGCTGCGCTCGCTGGGCGAGGGGCCCCCCAAAGAGCTCAAGATCCGCCTGATCAAGGTGGAGAGCGGCGCCCGGGGGGCCCGGGGGGATCCCCGGGCTCGGGGGGGGGACCCGGGGGTGACGCTTTGGTGGCCTCGGAGGTGGCCCGAGCCCCGGGGGCTGCCCCTGGCTCAGCTGACGATCCGGCACAGCGCTGCCGAGGTGGTGCGGGCCAGCAA GCAGGCGCGGCTGAAGGGGCCGTTCCGCGAGTCCTACCTGTGCCCCGCGCAGTCGGTGAAGCCGCGCATCGACGCGCGCGAGCAGCTGCCCCGCGACAAGCTGAACCCGCCCACGCCCAGCATCTAC CTGGAGAGCAAACGCGACGCCTTCTCGCCCgtgctgctgcagttctgcaccGACCCCAAGAACCCCATCACCGTCATCCGGGGCCTGGCGGGGTCCCTGCGCCTCA ACCTGGGTTTGTTCAGCACCAAGACCCTGGTGGAGGCCAGCGGCGAGCACGCGGTCGAGGTGCGCACGCAGGTGCAGCAGCCCTCGGACCAGAACTGGGACCTGTCGGGGACGCGCCAGGTGTGGCCCTGCGAGAGCAGCCGCTCGCACACCACCATCGCCAAGTACGCCCAGTACCAGGCCTCCTCCTTCCAGGAGTCCCTGCAG GAGGACAAGGACAGCGAGGACGAGGAGGCCGAGGAGCCCGACAGCACCACCGAGACCCCGCCCAG cccccccgaCCAGAAATCCCACCAGATCATCAAGTTCGGGACCAACATCGACCTGTCGGACGCCAAGAG gtggAAGccgcagctgcaggagctgctgaagctgccGGCGTTCATGCGCGTCTCCTCCACGGGGAACATGCTGAGCCACGTGGGCCACACCATCCTGGGC ATGAACACCGTGCAGCTCTACATGAAAGTGCCCGGCAGCCGCACCCCCG GCCACCAGGAGAACAACAACTTCTGCTCGGTGAACATCAACATCGGC CCCGGCGACTGCGAGTGGTTCGCGGTGCACGAGCACTACTGG GAGACCATCTCCGCCTTCTGCGACAG GCACGGCGTGGACTACCTGACGGGCTCGTGGTGGCCCATCCTGGAGGACCTGTACCGCTCCAACATCCCGGTGTACCGGTTCGTGCAGCGCCCCGGCGACCTGGTGTGGATCAACGCCGGCACCGTGCACTGGGTGCAGGCCACGGGCTGGTGCAACAACATCGCCTGGAACGTGGGGCCGCTCACcg cgtACCAGTaccagctggccctggagcGCTACGAGTGGAACGAGGTGAAGAACGTCAAGTCCATCGTGCCCATGATCCACGTGTCCTGGAACGTGGCCAGGACCGTCAAGATCAGCGACCCCGACCTCTACAAGATGATCAA GTACTGCCTGCTGCAGTCCATCAAGCACTGCCAGGTGCAGCGCGAGAGCCTGGTGCGCGCGGGGAAGAAGATCGCCTACCAGGGCCGCGTCAAGGACGAGCCGGCCTACTACTGCAACGAGTGTGAC GTGGAGGTGTTCAACATCCTGTTTGTGACGAGCGAGACGGGCGGGCGCAACACGTACCTGGTGCACTGCGAGGGCTGCGCGCGGCGCCGCGGGGGCGGCCTGGCCGGCGTCATCGTCCTCGAGCAGTACAAGACCGAGGAGCTGATGCAGATCTACGACGGCTTCACCCTG GTGACGCCGCCGACCCCCAGATGA